The sequence below is a genomic window from Dehalococcoidia bacterium.
GGAGATGCCTCGCGCCATCTTCGTCAACCGCCTAGACCGCGAGAACGCCGACTTCCAGGCCGTCCTATCGCAGGTGCAGCAGCGTTGGGGCCCCCGCTGCCTTCCCCTTCAGCTACCCCTGGGGCAGGAACATTCCTTCCGGGGAGTGGTGGACCTGCTTTCCATGCGGGCCTATCTGGGCGAGGGCGAGGCGGAGGCGGCCATGCCATCGGAGGTGGCCCAGGAGGCCCAGCGATGGCGAGAGAGGCTGGTGGAGGCGGCGGCCGAATCTGACGACGAGCTCCTCACCAAATACCTGGAAGGCGAGGGGCTGACGGAGGAGGAGATGGTGAGGGGCCTGCGGCGGGCCCTCCTCTCCCGCTCCCTGGTGCCCGTGCTAGTGGGGGCAGCGGCCAAGGCCATAGGCATCCGCCCCCTCCTGGAGGCCATTGGCTCCCTCTTCCCCTCGCCAGCTGATCTGCCCCTGGTCACCGAGGACGGCCAAGAGCTGAAAGCCGACCCCCACGGCCCCCTGGCCGCCCTGGTCTTTAAGACCAGTGCCGACCCGTACGTGGGTCGTCTCAGCTACTTCCGCGTCTACTCCGGCACCCTCAAGGCCGACTCTCAGGTGTGGAACCCTCGCAAGGATGTCCTGGAGCGCATCGGGCCCCTGTACATGGTGCGGGGCAAGACCCAGACCCAGGTGGCAGAGGTGACCGCTGGGGACATAGGGGCGGTGGCCAAGCTGGCCCACACCACCACCGGCGATACCCTCTGCCAGCGCGACCGCCCCCTGGTCCTGCCGGGCATTGTCTTTCCCGAGCCTGCTTTCGCGGCAGCCATCACCCCCAAGGGCAAGGCCGACCTGGACAAGATGAGCACCGCCCTCCAGCGCATCGTCGACGAGGACCCCAGCCTGCGCATCGAACGCAACCCAGACACAGGGGAGACGTTGCTCCAGGGGCTAGGCGACTCCCACGTGGAGGTGGCCCTGGAGAAGATCCGCCGCAAATTCGGCGTCGAGCTGGAGATGAGCATCCCCAAGGTCCCCTACAAGGAGACCATCACCGCCACCGCCGTGGCCGAGTACACCCACAAGAAGCAGACGGGGGGCAGAGGCCAGTACGCCCGGGTGGCCATCCGCCTGGAGCCCTTGCCCCGGGGGGAGGGCTTCCAGTTCGTGGACCAGATCGTGGGTGGGGTCATCCCCAAGCAGTTCATCCCCTCGGTGGAGAAGGGGATCTTGGAGGCCATGCAGGAGGGGGTCCTGGCCCACTACCCCGTCACCGATGTCAAGGTCACCCTGTTCGATGGCAAGGACCACCCCGTGGACTCCTCGGACATCGCCTTCAAGATCGCTGCCGCCCATGCCTTCCGCAAGGGAGTCCAGGAGGCCAGGCCCGTGTTGTTGGAACCCATCATGCGCATGAAGATCACCGTGCCCGATGCCAACACCGGCGATGTCATTAGCGACCTCAATGGCAAGCGGGCCCGCGTCCTGGGCACCAGCCCCGCCGGCCCCGGCCTCACCACCATCGAGGCCCTGGCCCCCCTGGCGGAGGTGCAAAGGTATGCCGCTGACCTGCGCTCCCTCACTCAGGGGCGGGGTCATTACACCATGACCTTCGACCACTACGAAGAGGTGCCCCCCCACATCGCCCAACGCATCATCGAACAGGCACAGCGGTCGTGACGACGGCGCAACGGGGGCCCATGGGACGGCTCTCAGCCTCCCGGCTCGGTGGCCAGCACATCGGCATCGGCGATCTTCCAGTCGCTGCCCAACTGGCGCCATACTAGGCGGGCGGTGAAGTTGGTGGGCCCCAGGTACTTGACCTCGCTCACCCAGTCATCCCCCTCCTGCCTTATGTCCAGCACTTGGTAGCCCTGGATCTGGACGGCCATGCCCGCCCCAGCGGCCGCCTGCAGCTTGACCATGGCCTCGGGCATCAAGTCGTTCATCAGTTGGGCGATGTCCATGGTCAGCACAGCCTTGGAGAAACGGTGCACCGCCTTCTCCACGTCATCTCGGCTCATGGCCACCTCCCGCCACAGTCTGGTCACCGCCTAATATAGGCCCTGCCCCGCCCTAGGAGAAGCCGGCCCACCGCCGACGCCCACCCGGCATCCTATCCCTGCACAGAACCAGGGGTCGCACCTGGCGCCTGAAAAGAATCGCACCTGCCCCTGCCCATGGGAAGATTGACAGGTAATCTAGGGGCTTACTTATAATCGTTCTGTCAAGCGAGGGGGGAGTTTTTGGCGTTCCAGGAGTGGAAGTGCCAGGCTTTAACTGACATTTGGACGGGCGGGGCAGGCCGCCCCGAAGGGCGGCTCATCCCCACTGGCCTCCTGGGCTCTATCCGCTGGTGGTTTGAGGTCCTCGTGCGGGGGCTGGGCGGAAAGGCTTGTGATCCCACACTGCCAGAAGTTCGGTGTCCTGCGCCGAACAAAACCCCCTCCGAACCCGGCCATCATTGTGTTGTCTGCGAGCTCTTCGGCTGTACCGGCTGGGCCAGGAAGTTCCGGTTTGAGGTTTTAGACGAGAACCGCCGGCCCAAGTCCGCACAAATCAACGCCAAAGACATCTTCATACTTCGCTTCACCGAGCTCCGGCCGATCCGCAAAGGGGAATGGTGCCTCCTGGACTTGACCCTGCGGCTCATCGCGGAGTATGGAGCGATTGGGGGAAAGACGGTTCTGAAGCCATCCGAAGAGCCGGGGCTGGCGGATTTGGACCTCAGCGATTTTGAGGAATCGAATGGAGAAGTGCGTGTTCGAACCGCTCGTTGGGGTCTTCCCTTGCGCTCTGGGGACATCATCATTCAGATCGATTCTCATCCGGTGACTTCTCTTAATGATCTCAAAAAGGCCGTGACAGGTAAGACCCACGGAGAGCCAGTTTCCGTGAAGATTAAACGCGATGGAGATTCTTTGAGTGTTGATGCATGGTTTGGAAAACGCCATCATCGTGATTATGGATTGATTCAAATCATCGAACTGCCTCCTATATGTCGGAAAACCGACGAAGAGCTAAGGCATTATGTGTCTCTTCGGCCCAAGTGGCGCGAGGTGTTCCACTCGTATACAGATGATCAGGGTCGTCGACATGACTTCTCATGGGCTTCCTTGGCCAACTTCTGGTGCGTGAAGGGACGATATTTGGCGCGGCAGAATGCGAACACGAGCACGTTCAACAAAGTCATTGGGCGGCAAGAACCGAAGAATTTAGCCCAGCGTCTTCGAAACAGTGCGACGGAATTCGACAAATGGCTTGCTGGTCGTCAGCAGGAAAGCAAGAAGGTCTTCAGTTTCAAGGAGCCACCGCGCACGTTTGGGTTTGTGAACCCCGGTCTACAAGATTCGAATCAAAGGCCTCTCGACTTCAACGAAATCCGCAGACGTCTGAAGCAAGTGTGGCCGAACTTTCAGGACTCGGAGTTCCTTGAGGGCCAAACTATTCTTAAATCTTTGCTGAGTTCAGCCTCAGAAGGGACGCCATGACGTTTGATTACTGGGTAGAATTGTCTAAGCGGCCTGACGAAGGAGAGCTGCCCGCATCCCCGGAGGAAGCTGCCTGGAATCTGGCGTCAGGGTTTGTGGATCGGTGCGCAGCACGGGCTATGGGCGGGGATGACCAAAGGATTGAATCGCGCAACAGATATGTTCGGGGAGTAGCTTCTAAGAGCTTTTCTCTCCCCTCAGCACTCTCAGCCCTCTGGAGTCCAGACTTTGACTCTGCCCGCACCCGATGGCCCGCCTCCTGGCTTGGTATTGAGGTAGGCTTTGAACTTCTTACTCCCTGGTACTCCAAGGACGACCGGGTTTTCCACGTGATGGATAACCCGGTGCGCAAGGATCGGGTGTTCGGCGTGCCCTTCCTGACGGCCTCTTCCTGGAAGGGGCTTTTGCGATGGGCCTGCCGAATGCAGGCGGGTCTACAAGAGCATCTCCAGGAAAACGACGGCAAGATCGAGGGATGGAGGGATCCCGATTGGATCCTTCATCTCTTCGGCAACGAGAAAGGTGAGGAGGAGGACTTCAGTCAAGGCGCGCTGGTCTTCTACCCCACGTGGTTCGACAAGATCGGCTTCGAGGTCATCAACCCCCACAGCCGGGAGCGCCGCGCCGGCACCCAGCCCATCTACTACGAGGTCGTGCCCATTGGCACCAATGGGACCCTTTCCCTGCTCTACGCCCCCTGGCCGGGGATGAAGCCGGAGGCAAAGGCCGGGGAGATCATGCCCAAACTGCTTGAAGCCATCGAGGCGCTGCTTGCCACCTACGGCATCTCCGCCAAGCGCACCGCAGGCTGGGGCACGGCGAAAATCACCGAATGGAAAGTCTATCGGAAAGGTCAAGCCCTGGCGCAGGCGGACACTCGGGCAAAGCTCTGGCAGACCATCGTCAACTGGTTCCGGGAGGGAGCTCCATGAGTGCTTTTGCGCCAGCAGAAACCATGCGAGAGCATCGCCCCCTCCTCCTGACCATGGAGGCCATCGGCTGGTTCCACATGGCCGGCAAGGCTCGCTCCGAGTTTCTGCGCCACCACGGTGGCGACCGAGTGGACTACGAGTATGAGAAATGGCATGACCATGAAACTCCACCCTTCCCATGGGATGACCTGCTGGGCTGGGTGAGGAGTCGCTTCCAGTCGAAGGTGCCTTCGAATGCCTGGCCGGGCTCCTTTCAGGAGTTCACCGAGAAACACACGAAAACAGGGTCCTGGGCTGCTGGGGCTCCTTCAGGCAAGTCATGGAATCGTCTCGGGCGTGGAGAAGAATCTTCCACGGGCAACCTCTGAGTACCTCGGCCAGTCCGTCCCCCATATGTGGCTCTCCTCCCCGTGGGGGTATCCGAAGCGGAACTTGTTGGCCGATCCGCCCGAAGTCCTTACGCCCAACGGATGGAAACAGGTGGTCTCGGAAATCCGGCGAATCTTGGAGGAGCTGAAGAACCTGGGGACGCAAAATGTGGAAGATGTGGGCGCTTGGTGGCGCTGGCGGAAGAAGGCCATCGGCCCCGACTCTTTCATCCGTGGGGCTTTTCTTTCCACCCTCGCCGAGACCCGGCTCCCTAACAACGACGTCACCTTGTGGGACCAGTCCTACGTGGCAGCCGCCCTCTTCAAGAGCGCCGTGGCCGGAGCGCTGTTAAACTCGGGCTTTCCTTGGGATTGGAGGAGTATTGCGCAAATTTTGAACCAGATTGGAGTTCAAATCAAAACGCGAAATTGGAGTCAAAAACAACGGCTTGAGGAACTAAACAAAGACGACCAGAGGATTATTTCCGCTTTTTTGAAATCGCGCACGCGTTGGCGTCTGCTGACGGTGGCGATGGGGACAGAGCACTACGAAGCGCGGGCGGTGAAGATCGGGGATTGGACGGGGATGCAGGCTGCGCTGGAGAGGTTCTTTGAGGAGGCGTGCCGGCTGATCGAAGTGGACCTGGCCGTGGGGTCGCTGCTATACCGCGACAGCAGCGCCGCCGTGTTCTCCTTCCCCGGCGAGCGAGAGGATGAGAATGTTCCGGCGCCGTGGTTGAGCGGATGGGAAGAATGGCTGCGGGAGCAGATGGACGAGATCGCCAAGCAGTTGGACCTTGAAACCCCGCCCGAGGTGCGGCTGAGCCAGCCCACGCGGTCCCTTGTGCCGATGGTAATGGAACGAGCGGAGGCGGTGAAATCCACGATGGTTCCGGTTCGCCGGGTATGGAGCATTAATGCTTCAGAAATGGAAGGGCATGTTTGCCCGGTGTGCGGCGTGCGGCGCAACGGAGATCCCACCAGTAAAGGGAAGCCTTGCGCGGTGTGCCGGGCTCGTCGCCATCATCGGCGCAACGACTGGCTCTCCGGCCGTCTGGGTTACGACACCATCTGGTATGAAGAAGCCGCCGACTCCAATGGGCGCCTGGCCGTGCTCACGCTCTCCCTTGACCTGGAGCCATGGCTCGACGGAGAGCGGGTGGACAGCCTGCGGGCGCAGGCGATTTCGGAGTGGCGACGCTTTAACCCGACCCTGAAAGTAGATGGACAAGTTAATCCAAACCCTATCGCCCCATGTACCCCGTTCGATTCGTTGTTCACATACCTTCGAAACTCGTTATCAAGCTTCAATCCTCGAGATCCAGTTCTCAGCAATCTGCAGGAAGGATTTCGATATGAGAAAGATTGGCCCACGTTCTTCCAAAAGATAGTAGAAGACCGGGCGGCAGCTCCAACTTGGGACAATCTAAGCAATGACGAGCGCGCCGCTTGGCTGG
It includes:
- the cmr1 gene encoding type III-B CRISPR module RAMP protein Cmr1, whose product is MAFQEWKCQALTDIWTGGAGRPEGRLIPTGLLGSIRWWFEVLVRGLGGKACDPTLPEVRCPAPNKTPSEPGHHCVVCELFGCTGWARKFRFEVLDENRRPKSAQINAKDIFILRFTELRPIRKGEWCLLDLTLRLIAEYGAIGGKTVLKPSEEPGLADLDLSDFEESNGEVRVRTARWGLPLRSGDIIIQIDSHPVTSLNDLKKAVTGKTHGEPVSVKIKRDGDSLSVDAWFGKRHHRDYGLIQIIELPPICRKTDEELRHYVSLRPKWREVFHSYTDDQGRRHDFSWASLANFWCVKGRYLARQNANTSTFNKVIGRQEPKNLAQRLRNSATEFDKWLAGRQQESKKVFSFKEPPRTFGFVNPGLQDSNQRPLDFNEIRRRLKQVWPNFQDSEFLEGQTILKSLLSSASEGTP
- a CDS encoding RAMP superfamily CRISPR-associated protein yields the protein MGGDDQRIESRNRYVRGVASKSFSLPSALSALWSPDFDSARTRWPASWLGIEVGFELLTPWYSKDDRVFHVMDNPVRKDRVFGVPFLTASSWKGLLRWACRMQAGLQEHLQENDGKIEGWRDPDWILHLFGNEKGEEEDFSQGALVFYPTWFDKIGFEVINPHSRERRAGTQPIYYEVVPIGTNGTLSLLYAPWPGMKPEAKAGEIMPKLLEAIEALLATYGISAKRTAGWGTAKITEWKVYRKGQALAQADTRAKLWQTIVNWFREGAP
- a CDS encoding CRISPR-associated protein Csx11, with translation MEELKNLGTQNVEDVGAWWRWRKKAIGPDSFIRGAFLSTLAETRLPNNDVTLWDQSYVAAALFKSAVAGALLNSGFPWDWRSIAQILNQIGVQIKTRNWSQKQRLEELNKDDQRIISAFLKSRTRWRLLTVAMGTEHYEARAVKIGDWTGMQAALERFFEEACRLIEVDLAVGSLLYRDSSAAVFSFPGEREDENVPAPWLSGWEEWLREQMDEIAKQLDLETPPEVRLSQPTRSLVPMVMERAEAVKSTMVPVRRVWSINASEMEGHVCPVCGVRRNGDPTSKGKPCAVCRARRHHRRNDWLSGRLGYDTIWYEEAADSNGRLAVLTLSLDLEPWLDGERVDSLRAQAISEWRRFNPTLKVDGQVNPNPIAPCTPFDSLFTYLRNSLSSFNPRDPVLSNLQEGFRYEKDWPTFFQKIVEDRAAAPTWDNLSNDERAAWLAHQLFCKLPSPGRVYRFWREAIEFFEDLLREFRQIASRSDNPWRLRRLLLIPDASTAHGWKDGTLYDGRWRGVQISLVYVDALKGFVTASNLARLLKPEERKEALQNQTITVEEEDTFGQSVSLTVRSVKELSGSYAHLGVYHPVIPLEVSPLRFRVVLPLEAASECVDLAITRWRERFARVWDRLPLRVGVVGFPRALSFQAVVEAVRNVEEALRVPTEIWRVEETWIREDVLALSLRRKDGQNTLWCIPLRLPDGR
- the fusA gene encoding elongation factor G yields the protein MAQYAPDAIRNVALIGHGSTGKTTLSEALLFRAGVISRMGTVEEGSTTSDWDPDEHRRGFSINLSLLPLEWNGHKVNIIDTPGYPDFLGEVKCALRAADAALIVVDAASGIQVGTEFAWQYADEREMPRAIFVNRLDRENADFQAVLSQVQQRWGPRCLPLQLPLGQEHSFRGVVDLLSMRAYLGEGEAEAAMPSEVAQEAQRWRERLVEAAAESDDELLTKYLEGEGLTEEEMVRGLRRALLSRSLVPVLVGAAAKAIGIRPLLEAIGSLFPSPADLPLVTEDGQELKADPHGPLAALVFKTSADPYVGRLSYFRVYSGTLKADSQVWNPRKDVLERIGPLYMVRGKTQTQVAEVTAGDIGAVAKLAHTTTGDTLCQRDRPLVLPGIVFPEPAFAAAITPKGKADLDKMSTALQRIVDEDPSLRIERNPDTGETLLQGLGDSHVEVALEKIRRKFGVELEMSIPKVPYKETITATAVAEYTHKKQTGGRGQYARVAIRLEPLPRGEGFQFVDQIVGGVIPKQFIPSVEKGILEAMQEGVLAHYPVTDVKVTLFDGKDHPVDSSDIAFKIAAAHAFRKGVQEARPVLLEPIMRMKITVPDANTGDVISDLNGKRARVLGTSPAGPGLTTIEALAPLAEVQRYAADLRSLTQGRGHYTMTFDHYEEVPPHIAQRIIEQAQRS